The Vibrio gazogenes DNA segment CTTATTAGGTACGCCAACGATGTTGGCCAATCATATTCCCCTTAATTTTTTATGGGTTGGTTTATTGATCACTATTCCATTGCATTTCTTGCTTTTTCTCGCAGTCAATTTTGGCGTCAAAAAGATGATGCTTAAACAGAATCCTAAGCTGGCAAACCATGAACAAGCGTCATGATCGTTCATTGTGCTGATGAACTGCATTGACGTTAGTTGAGGACATGAGTATCAAGATCAGAAAAGCAGCCATCAGTGATGCGAAGGCCATTAGTGAGTTGATTGTACCGTTAACAGAAAAGTATGTTTGCCCAACTTTTGACGCATCTGTCCGGCATATTTTGTTGGATTCGATGTCGGAGGCGAACATGGAGACTTATTTGTCTGCTAATTATTTCTATGTTGTTGCGGTTAATCGGAATGACGATGTGGTTGGTGTGGCCGGCATCCGGGATCATTCACACCTGTATCATCTCTTTGTCGATGATAACCATCAAGGTCAGGGGCTTTCGCGTCAGTTATGGCATGTGGTCAAACAAGCATCGCTCGACAACGGTAATCGGGGATATTTTACGGTGAATTCTGCGGTGAACGCAGAAAGTGTCTATTTACGTTTTGGTTTTAAACGGATTGATGGGATCAGGAATAGAAACGGGATGGTGGATATTCCGATGGCATTGGACAGGGTTGATGAATCATGATGATGTATCGGATCGGTTTCGAGCGCCTTATCTGACCATCAACTGAATCGGTCGCAATAAACACAAGGAAATTTAGTGACAAAATTTGCAGTGTTATCTGATATTCATAGCAATGTTTTTGCCCTTGACGCGGTGGTTAATCATGCCAAATCACAGGGCGTGACCCAGTTTATCAATCTTGGGGATATTTTGTATGGACCGATTGCGCCCAAAGAGACTTATCAATATTTGTTAACGTTGGATGCGATAACCATATCGGGGAATCAGGATCGACAGATCTATCAGGCCACTCCAGAAGAAATTGAATCAAATCCCACCATGGCATTCATACTCGATGAGTTGGGTCAAGCCCCGCTGGAATGGATGAAACAGTTACCATTTGATTTACAGATCACCAATGACATTTATGCGTGTCATGGGACGCCAACGAGCGATCTGGTTTATTTATTAGACAATATTGAATCAGGGAAACCTGAAGTCAGGGCGGATCAGGAAATCATAGCATTATTGGGGGGCATCTCATCCCCAATGATTCTTTGTGGTCATACCCATATGCCAAGATGTGTTGAACTATCGACCGGTCAAATGGTGATTAATCCCGGTAGCGTCGGATTGCAAGCGTATCGCGATGAAGCGCCTGTGGTACATGCCATGCAAAACTATTCGTCTCAAGCATCCTA contains these protein-coding regions:
- a CDS encoding GNAT family N-acetyltransferase, which gives rise to MSIKIRKAAISDAKAISELIVPLTEKYVCPTFDASVRHILLDSMSEANMETYLSANYFYVVAVNRNDDVVGVAGIRDHSHLYHLFVDDNHQGQGLSRQLWHVVKQASLDNGNRGYFTVNSAVNAESVYLRFGFKRIDGIRNRNGMVDIPMALDRVDES
- a CDS encoding metallophosphoesterase family protein, yielding MTKFAVLSDIHSNVFALDAVVNHAKSQGVTQFINLGDILYGPIAPKETYQYLLTLDAITISGNQDRQIYQATPEEIESNPTMAFILDELGQAPLEWMKQLPFDLQITNDIYACHGTPTSDLVYLLDNIESGKPEVRADQEIIALLGGISSPMILCGHTHMPRCVELSTGQMVINPGSVGLQAYRDEAPVVHAMQNYSSQASYVILSKHVGGETKCGDEWDIAFHRVSYDVSQAIDAAQQRGRTDWVQCLRTGRC